The proteins below come from a single Ignavibacteriales bacterium genomic window:
- a CDS encoding HD domain-containing protein: MKDKVKKLWPELDWIKDNSLREKTLNAWTYAIENSVLTPEDLEIIPFSLLIKDCNITFMNHKRTCVQLAVEIANTMKKNFGEALKINMDILIAGAILIDVGKLIEYEKVDGKIKTSKAGDLVRHPFSGQAIAARFDLPFEVQHIIATHSKEGDLGKRTVESIIVHHADFVSFEPFKA, translated from the coding sequence ATGAAAGATAAAGTAAAAAAACTCTGGCCAGAACTTGATTGGATTAAAGATAATTCTTTACGTGAAAAAACTTTGAATGCTTGGACTTACGCAATAGAAAATTCAGTCCTTACTCCAGAAGATTTGGAAATTATTCCGTTCTCTCTTCTAATTAAAGATTGCAATATTACCTTCATGAACCACAAGCGTACATGTGTTCAACTTGCGGTTGAGATTGCCAATACAATGAAGAAAAACTTTGGTGAAGCTTTAAAAATAAACATGGACATATTAATCGCCGGAGCTATATTGATTGATGTCGGCAAATTGATTGAATATGAAAAAGTTGATGGGAAGATAAAAACTAGTAAAGCAGGTGATCTAGTCCGTCATCCGTTCAGCGGACAAGCAATTGCAGCACGATTCGATTTGCCGTTCGAAGTCCAGCACATAATTGCAACTCATTCGAAAGAAGGAGATCTTGGCAAACGTACAGTCGAATCGATCATTGTTCATCATGCAGATTTCGTATCGTTTGAACCGTTTAAAGCGTGA
- a CDS encoding NAD(P)-dependent oxidoreductase — protein sequence MKKISVVTGASGFVGSHVVDKLLAEGHEVRCILRGTSSKRWLENKSLEIFDCGLFDKDALKKILKNADYLFHIAGVVKAKDEKDYFKGNVETTRVLLDVLCEVNPNIQKVVIVSSQTACGPSLDGKPVNEETPEHPITRYGKSKLAQERLAKTYMDKLRITIIRPPAVFGERDTEIYLFFKTYKQGLMGLIGLTKKELSLVHVEDLVQGMYLAAISEKAIGQTYFIGTEQYYDWQQIGDVSHRAIGKRALTIKIPHFTVYTIASVAQFLAMFSSKAATFNLEKARDFVQKAWTCDVSKAVRDLGYHQTVSLEDGIKRTVDWYRAMKWL from the coding sequence ATGAAAAAAATCTCGGTTGTAACAGGAGCGTCCGGCTTTGTAGGTAGTCATGTTGTTGATAAACTTCTTGCTGAAGGCCATGAAGTGAGATGTATTTTACGCGGTACCAGTTCAAAACGCTGGCTAGAAAATAAATCTTTGGAAATTTTTGATTGCGGTTTGTTTGATAAAGATGCTCTCAAAAAAATATTGAAAAATGCTGATTATCTATTTCATATTGCCGGTGTAGTAAAGGCAAAAGATGAAAAAGATTACTTCAAGGGAAATGTTGAAACTACCCGTGTACTACTTGATGTTTTGTGTGAAGTAAATCCTAATATTCAAAAAGTGGTGATTGTTAGCAGCCAGACAGCGTGCGGTCCATCCCTAGATGGAAAACCGGTTAATGAAGAAACTCCTGAGCATCCAATTACCCGTTACGGGAAAAGTAAATTAGCACAGGAACGGTTGGCTAAAACATACATGGACAAACTTCGTATCACAATTATCCGCCCGCCAGCTGTATTTGGAGAGCGGGACACGGAGATTTATCTTTTCTTTAAGACATACAAGCAAGGTCTCATGGGATTGATAGGCCTTACAAAAAAAGAATTAAGTCTGGTTCATGTTGAGGATTTGGTACAAGGAATGTACCTGGCGGCTATTTCGGAAAAAGCAATTGGACAAACTTATTTTATCGGCACTGAACAGTATTACGACTGGCAGCAGATTGGTGATGTTAGCCATCGTGCAATTGGTAAAAGAGCGCTCACTATTAAGATCCCTCATTTTACAGTTTACACTATTGCATCTGTAGCACAATTTCTGGCTATGTTCAGTTCGAAAGCAGCCACATTTAATTTGGAAAAAGCCAGGGACTTTGTTCAGAAAGCATGGACTTGTGATGTTTCCAAAGCTGTTCGTGATTTAGGATATCATCAAACTGTTTCATTGGAGGACGGCATTAAACGAACTGTAGACTGGTATCGTGCTATGAAATGGCTGTGA
- a CDS encoding pyridoxal phosphate-dependent aminotransferase family protein, whose protein sequence is MDLFKKCYDFTRADDIKALGLYPYFRAIEANEGPVVQIEGKKVVMAGSNNYLGLTAHPKVKEAALEAVKKYGTGCSGSRYLTGTLDLHVELENRLAKFFGTEAVLLFSTGYQTAQGIIPTLVQGKSEYVISDKDNHACIVAGQVMAKGLTANLERYKHNDMADLERVLSKLPIDAPKLIVSDGVFSTGGEIVHLPELVALAKKYNARTLIDDAHSVGVIGKGGRGTASEFNLEKEVDLTMGTFSKTFASLGGFVAGEERVINYLKHHSSALIFSASPTPASVASALAALNILEEEPWRVEKLIRNSNKMRKELSGAGFKIIDGRTAIVPVIVGNDELAFAMWRKLYDSGVFVNVFISPGVPQGRQMMRTSYMSSHEDEHLDFIIDAFKKVGKEIGLI, encoded by the coding sequence TTGGACTTATTTAAGAAATGTTATGACTTCACACGCGCAGACGATATTAAGGCTTTAGGATTATATCCTTACTTTCGCGCAATTGAAGCAAATGAAGGACCAGTTGTTCAGATTGAGGGGAAAAAAGTTGTAATGGCCGGTTCCAACAATTATTTAGGTTTAACCGCTCATCCAAAAGTTAAAGAAGCAGCGTTAGAGGCAGTAAAAAAATATGGAACAGGATGTTCCGGATCTCGCTATTTGACCGGTACATTGGATTTACATGTAGAACTTGAAAACAGACTCGCAAAGTTTTTTGGCACCGAAGCCGTTTTGCTTTTCAGTACCGGTTATCAAACAGCTCAAGGTATTATTCCTACTCTCGTACAAGGCAAAAGCGAATATGTTATTTCTGATAAGGATAATCATGCATGCATAGTTGCTGGCCAGGTTATGGCAAAAGGTTTAACAGCAAATCTTGAACGTTATAAGCATAACGATATGGCTGACTTGGAAAGAGTTTTAAGCAAACTCCCTATCGATGCTCCTAAATTAATAGTTAGTGACGGAGTTTTCAGCACTGGCGGAGAGATCGTTCACTTACCTGAGCTTGTTGCCCTTGCGAAAAAATATAACGCGCGTACATTAATTGACGACGCACATTCTGTCGGAGTGATTGGTAAAGGCGGAAGAGGAACTGCAAGCGAATTCAATTTGGAAAAAGAAGTTGATCTTACTATGGGAACATTCAGTAAAACATTCGCATCTTTAGGTGGTTTTGTTGCTGGCGAAGAACGCGTTATCAATTATCTTAAACATCATTCTTCTGCTTTGATTTTCAGCGCGTCCCCTACCCCGGCTTCAGTTGCCTCTGCGCTTGCAGCATTAAATATTCTCGAAGAGGAACCTTGGCGTGTTGAAAAACTTATTAGGAATTCAAATAAAATGCGCAAAGAATTATCCGGAGCCGGTTTCAAAATAATTGACGGAAGAACTGCTATTGTTCCGGTTATTGTCGGTAATGATGAGCTGGCATTTGCCATGTGGCGTAAGCTTTATGATTCCGGCGTCTTTGTGAACGTTTTTATTTCACCTGGTGTTCCGCAAGGAAGGCAAATGATGAGAACTAGTTATATGTCAAGCCATGAAGATGAGCATCTTGATTTCATAATTGATGCTTTTAAAAAAGTCGGGAAAGAAATCGGCCTGATTTAA
- a CDS encoding DUF4835 family protein produces MKKTVLLIICLFVFPMIVAAQELDATVIVNVEQLETSARDRLDNFKNQIQDYLNNSKFTNKAWEGDRIKCTFNIFFTNSPDETTYTTQLVVASQRPIHGSQLSSLMMSIMDNSWQFKYQKNQAMYFNQTDFDPLTSLLDYYAYLIIGFDADSFGPLDGTEYFQKDLEIALKGGSSSFSKGWQLESTAYNRRALIDNLLNTKYQLFRQDYFNYHYNGLDLLLDKDQRQLAYNNILKLIYDLEKMKDQIDTRSVLMKVFFDAKAGEFVEILKGYPDKSVFSILKKVDPSHISKYDEALK; encoded by the coding sequence ATGAAAAAAACAGTGCTTTTAATCATCTGTTTATTTGTATTCCCAATGATTGTGGCAGCACAGGAACTGGACGCAACAGTTATAGTTAATGTTGAACAACTTGAAACTTCTGCGCGTGACCGGTTAGACAATTTTAAAAATCAGATTCAAGATTATTTGAATAATTCGAAGTTCACAAACAAAGCGTGGGAAGGGGACCGTATTAAATGTACTTTCAATATTTTCTTTACTAATTCGCCCGATGAAACAACATATACCACACAATTGGTTGTAGCAAGCCAGCGTCCAATTCATGGGTCTCAATTAAGTTCTCTTATGATGAGCATAATGGATAACAGCTGGCAATTCAAATATCAGAAGAACCAGGCAATGTATTTTAACCAAACCGATTTTGACCCTCTAACAAGTTTGCTGGATTATTACGCTTATCTTATTATTGGTTTTGATGCTGATTCGTTTGGACCTTTAGACGGTACGGAGTATTTTCAAAAAGATTTGGAAATTGCTTTAAAAGGTGGTAGTAGTTCATTTTCTAAAGGGTGGCAGTTAGAAAGCACCGCATATAACAGACGTGCCCTGATCGATAATTTATTGAACACAAAGTATCAGTTATTTAGACAGGACTATTTTAATTACCACTATAACGGTTTGGATTTACTATTGGACAAAGACCAAAGGCAACTTGCTTACAACAACATACTGAAATTGATATATGATTTGGAAAAAATGAAAGACCAAATTGACACTCGAAGTGTCTTAATGAAAGTCTTTTTTGATGCTAAAGCAGGTGAGTTCGTAGAAATTCTAAAAGGTTATCCGGATAAATCAGTTTTTTCAATTCTTAAAAAGGTAGACCCATCTCATATATCGAAGTATGATGAAGCGCTAAAATAA
- a CDS encoding helix-hairpin-helix domain-containing protein has product MKVALIIFFSFSLTLYSQVDSTTFRTNLDDVLEDATIDNEESGYYDLVEYLLQNKIPLNRASINELMRIPYLDRRTATTIIRYRNILGGMNSADQLKEIDGVDPELIEKILPFLRFGDADNSTFLDAVSNNFENVDISFRTRGINKIQKEQAFKDGKYDGSDWKIYNRLIVTKNRNVRFGILTEKDAGEKSINDFTTFHFFAENIGIIKNFVIGDFLYEFGQGLALWSRYSIKKGTETVGILPRNGKSIIPYLSSDENMFLRGVAAQINFNNLNVSSFFSSRQLDGSIDSSTNKITSIRLDGLNRNTNEIAHKRIIREKLFGISANYNLGEIGSIGFLYYNSSFGNDFQNESLYDPSGKNFKYLSASYNFIIDRLTFSGETSNNMKSFATINSMEISVNKNLALLFSYRNYSSDYWGLHTNGFGEKDGTQNEVGFYLGIKLRTNFGSFFFYYDQFKFPYTSDKIPFPSKGNEFMIYYTVSLFANTEFRLRYITKKSDVADIVNDEYGFSKRKTENIRGELIYKFSKNVQLRSRINLVGVTQSSNSVFEKGFLIFQDVKYTPISQINLSARIVFFKTDSYNSRVYEFENDLTGIMTNPALYGEGTRWYIIVQYRTTFGLTLSMKYSELFKPNERILGSGDTEIQGNVDNKISLQLDFQL; this is encoded by the coding sequence ATGAAAGTAGCATTAATAATATTTTTTTCATTTTCACTAACGCTTTATTCACAAGTTGATTCTACTACTTTTCGGACAAATTTAGATGATGTTTTAGAAGATGCAACTATTGATAATGAAGAATCCGGGTATTACGATCTTGTTGAATACTTGCTGCAAAATAAAATTCCACTTAACCGAGCTTCAATAAATGAATTAATGAGAATTCCATACTTAGATAGAAGAACCGCTACAACAATCATACGTTATAGAAATATACTTGGTGGGATGAATTCTGCCGATCAATTAAAAGAGATCGATGGAGTTGATCCAGAGCTAATTGAAAAGATTCTTCCATTCCTTCGTTTCGGCGATGCTGATAATTCAACTTTCCTTGATGCTGTCTCAAATAATTTTGAGAATGTTGATATTTCTTTTCGAACTAGAGGAATAAATAAAATTCAAAAAGAACAAGCATTTAAAGATGGTAAATATGATGGCTCAGATTGGAAAATTTACAACCGGTTAATCGTGACCAAAAATCGAAATGTTCGATTTGGCATTCTAACCGAAAAAGATGCCGGTGAAAAATCTATAAATGACTTTACAACATTTCATTTCTTTGCAGAAAATATTGGAATAATTAAAAATTTTGTCATTGGTGATTTTTTATATGAATTTGGTCAAGGTCTTGCACTCTGGAGCAGATACTCGATAAAGAAAGGAACCGAAACGGTTGGAATACTTCCAAGGAATGGAAAGTCAATTATTCCTTATTTGAGCTCGGATGAGAACATGTTCCTTCGCGGAGTTGCTGCTCAAATTAATTTCAACAATCTCAATGTAAGTTCATTTTTTTCTTCAAGACAATTGGATGGATCTATCGATTCGTCCACAAATAAAATCACTTCTATTCGATTAGACGGATTAAACCGTAATACGAATGAAATTGCTCATAAGAGAATCATTAGAGAAAAATTATTTGGAATATCGGCTAACTATAATTTAGGAGAAATTGGTTCAATTGGATTTCTCTATTACAATTCAAGTTTTGGAAACGATTTTCAGAATGAATCTTTGTACGATCCCTCTGGAAAGAATTTCAAATACCTTTCTGCGAGTTATAATTTTATTATTGACAGACTTACTTTCAGCGGTGAAACCTCCAACAATATGAAATCATTCGCAACGATTAACAGCATGGAGATTTCGGTTAATAAAAATTTAGCACTCCTTTTTTCTTACCGGAATTATTCAAGCGATTACTGGGGTTTACATACAAACGGATTTGGTGAAAAAGATGGGACTCAAAATGAGGTTGGTTTTTACTTAGGTATAAAACTGCGGACGAATTTTGGATCATTCTTTTTTTATTATGACCAATTCAAATTCCCATACACAAGCGATAAGATTCCGTTTCCATCCAAGGGTAATGAATTTATGATTTATTATACGGTTTCGCTCTTTGCAAATACAGAATTCCGTCTAAGGTACATCACAAAAAAAAGTGATGTAGCTGATATTGTAAACGATGAATACGGATTCAGCAAAAGAAAAACCGAAAACATAAGGGGTGAATTGATTTATAAATTCTCAAAGAACGTTCAACTCCGTTCAAGAATAAATTTAGTAGGTGTAACTCAATCTTCTAATTCGGTATTCGAAAAAGGATTTTTGATTTTTCAGGATGTAAAGTATACGCCGATTTCTCAAATCAATCTTTCCGCAAGAATCGTTTTCTTCAAAACAGATTCTTACAATTCCCGGGTTTATGAATTTGAAAATGACCTTACAGGCATAATGACAAATCCGGCATTATACGGCGAGGGTACACGCTGGTATATTATCGTTCAATACAGAACAACATTTGGGCTAACATTATCAATGAAATATTCCGAACTCTTTAAGCCGAATGAAAGGATTTTGGGAAGCGGAGACACCGAAATTCAAGGAAATGTTGATAATAAAATAAGCCTGCAATTGGATTTTCAGCTGTAA
- a CDS encoding helix-turn-helix transcriptional regulator — MTKQEEVKYLIHTLGIKLSLIAEKLDMKIQTLHYLLNESPQFDDDLYHQIKKIIDEYQFELNLFEDSHPDNLDLFTDEKLQMGVGERMRFFAKKKYGTLKKLADAMLISPQQLQQYISGKREPGTRILAKLLRLGCDVNWLLGGKESVESYKIYKLESELRKLQSSFSQIAELTKKVESGH, encoded by the coding sequence GTGACAAAGCAGGAAGAAGTAAAATATCTTATCCATACGCTTGGCATTAAACTTAGTCTGATTGCCGAGAAACTGGATATGAAAATTCAAACGCTTCATTACCTTTTAAATGAAAGCCCTCAATTTGACGACGACCTTTACCATCAAATCAAAAAAATCATTGACGAGTATCAATTCGAATTAAACTTATTTGAAGATTCACATCCGGATAATTTAGATTTGTTTACTGATGAAAAATTACAGATGGGTGTAGGCGAGCGAATGCGGTTTTTTGCAAAAAAAAAATACGGCACTCTTAAAAAACTTGCCGACGCAATGTTGATTTCACCTCAGCAATTGCAGCAGTATATCAGCGGAAAACGGGAGCCGGGCACAAGAATATTAGCAAAACTACTCCGACTTGGATGCGATGTAAACTGGCTGCTTGGCGGAAAAGAATCTGTTGAGTCATATAAAATTTACAAACTGGAAAGTGAATTACGGAAATTACAGAGCAGTTTTTCACAAATTGCCGAATTGACAAAAAAAGTTGAAAGCGGGCATTAA
- a CDS encoding MATE family efflux transporter encodes MTTLGKFILDGKYSDKITLIILNESYSGSFEVSNISISLPSMKLKPFSKDHKYILRLALPAIAGLSSQMVVSLVDAAMVGRLDNAEYYLAAMGIGVIATWAVVSLFSSLATGTHVLIARRFGAQDYNECGRVLNTSLIISCLIGIVVSAIVVFFAFDIAGFFAVDPKVGFYAGQFLHYRFMGLPFFLITVSYRGFFFGIGKTKIFMYSAVLINFLNIVFNYILIYGGFGIKGMGLAGSGLGSTIATFCDALFYLTVSMFPAFRHKFHYFKNFSFVKSIASSIIRISLPVSLQNIFILVGFLSFIAITGLIGTDSQAASTIVFSSMQFSLMPCFGFGIAVQTLVGNSLGSKNIEQAKHYGFETSKLATLYTIFIGMIFIFAPRLILILLTNDHKIIEIAVPALRIAGFGQIFYAIGVVLANGLQAVGQTLFVMISEVILNWFVFVPIAYFFGVYLKFGLIGAWSALPFYVVLYALVIFIKFRFGSWEKYRHV; translated from the coding sequence ATGACTACTCTTGGCAAGTTTATTCTAGATGGGAAATATTCGGACAAAATTACTTTAATTATTCTTAATGAATCTTATTCTGGGAGTTTTGAAGTATCTAATATTTCAATATCTTTGCCAAGTATGAAATTAAAACCGTTCTCCAAAGATCACAAATACATACTAAGACTTGCACTCCCCGCAATTGCAGGTCTATCTTCGCAAATGGTTGTATCTCTAGTTGATGCCGCAATGGTTGGTCGTTTGGACAATGCAGAATACTATTTGGCTGCAATGGGCATTGGTGTAATTGCAACATGGGCTGTTGTAAGTTTATTCTCAAGTCTTGCTACGGGTACACATGTTCTAATTGCCCGTAGGTTTGGTGCACAAGATTACAACGAATGCGGAAGAGTTCTGAATACTTCTTTAATCATCTCTTGCTTAATTGGAATTGTTGTATCCGCAATTGTGGTATTCTTTGCTTTTGACATTGCGGGATTTTTCGCAGTTGATCCAAAAGTTGGGTTTTATGCCGGGCAGTTTCTTCATTACCGGTTTATGGGGCTTCCATTTTTCCTTATTACAGTTTCGTACCGCGGTTTTTTCTTTGGTATAGGGAAAACAAAAATATTCATGTATTCGGCAGTTTTAATAAATTTCTTGAATATTGTTTTCAACTACATTTTAATTTATGGTGGATTCGGAATTAAAGGAATGGGTTTAGCCGGATCTGGTTTAGGTTCAACTATTGCAACATTCTGTGATGCATTATTTTATTTAACTGTTTCGATGTTCCCTGCATTCAGGCATAAATTTCACTATTTCAAAAATTTTAGTTTTGTTAAAAGTATTGCATCGTCAATAATCAGAATATCTTTACCTGTATCTCTTCAAAATATTTTTATACTGGTAGGTTTTTTAAGTTTCATAGCTATTACAGGTTTAATTGGAACCGATAGCCAGGCGGCAAGCACAATTGTATTCTCATCTATGCAGTTCTCATTAATGCCTTGTTTCGGATTTGGTATTGCAGTACAAACTCTAGTGGGAAACAGTCTCGGAAGCAAAAATATCGAGCAGGCTAAACATTACGGTTTTGAAACTAGCAAACTTGCTACCCTTTATACGATTTTCATCGGTATGATTTTTATTTTCGCGCCACGGTTGATTTTAATCTTATTAACCAATGATCATAAAATAATTGAAATTGCAGTTCCGGCACTGCGGATAGCCGGATTTGGACAAATCTTTTATGCAATCGGAGTTGTGCTTGCAAACGGATTACAAGCAGTGGGGCAGACTCTTTTTGTTATGATTTCCGAAGTTATTTTAAACTGGTTTGTATTTGTTCCAATTGCTTACTTCTTCGGAGTTTATCTAAAATTTGGATTAATAGGTGCCTGGTCGGCACTTCCATTTTATGTTGTTTTATATGCTTTGGTAATATTCATAAAATTCCGGTTTGGGAGCTGGGAAAAGTACCGGCATGTTTAG
- a CDS encoding Maf family protein, translating to MLITKSKIYLASQSPRRRKLLKQLGLKFTSFSVDLHEEILNGEHPIQTVKRLALHKSDAAVTKVKNGIVITADTIVVLNKEVIGKPKNGKDAFEILSKLSGKTHSVYTGFVVRNLDNKKCITDYEKTEVTFRKLSSKEIKEYIKTGSPMDKAGAYGIQDDFGAVFVKRIDGCYYNVVGLPITNLYQSLLKIL from the coding sequence ATGTTAATAACTAAATCTAAAATATATCTTGCTTCCCAATCTCCTCGTAGAAGAAAATTATTAAAACAGCTCGGTCTCAAATTCACTTCTTTTTCAGTTGATCTGCATGAAGAGATACTGAACGGTGAACATCCAATCCAAACTGTAAAGCGGTTGGCTCTGCATAAATCTGATGCTGCTGTAACTAAAGTTAAAAATGGAATTGTGATTACTGCCGATACTATCGTTGTCCTTAACAAAGAAGTAATTGGTAAACCAAAGAATGGGAAAGATGCTTTTGAAATTTTATCGAAGCTTAGCGGCAAGACACATTCAGTTTATACCGGATTTGTGGTTAGGAATTTAGACAATAAAAAATGTATTACCGATTATGAAAAAACGGAAGTAACATTTAGAAAATTATCTTCTAAAGAAATTAAAGAATATATAAAAACCGGAAGTCCTATGGATAAAGCCGGTGCTTACGGAATACAAGATGACTTCGGCGCTGTTTTTGTTAAACGCATAGATGGTTGCTATTACAATGTTGTCGGTCTCCCGATAACCAATTTATATCAATCACTTTTAAAAATTTTATAA
- a CDS encoding isocitrate/isopropylmalate family dehydrogenase: MRTIVSLPGDGIGKVVLPESIRLLEAAGFKANYVHGDIGWEFWCKEGNALPQRTIDLISEHKISLFGAITSKAKDAAEKELDPALKGKGFVYFSPIVSLRQKFNLDICIRPCVSLKGNPLNFIRRSAQGGFEEPMVNTVIFRQNTEGLYAGVEWTNPPKQVRDALETHSKMKFFKDTPSEEMAVSTRIVTKKASERIIRSAFEYAKKFSYTNLTLCEKPNVLRETSGMMFKIAKEIAKEYPNIALWDTNIDAQMMWLTKNPEDYRVIVAENMFGDIISDGFAGLIGGLGFACSANIGEEVAVFEPTHGSAPKYEKLDPSIVNPIAMFMSACMMLDHIGEKETATKIRKAIAKVVEEGKVRTYDMLKLRGGADVFQKGAATTQQMTDAVISKL; encoded by the coding sequence ATGAGAACTATTGTCTCTCTTCCCGGTGATGGAATTGGAAAAGTTGTTTTACCTGAATCAATAAGATTACTTGAAGCTGCCGGATTCAAAGCAAATTATGTTCACGGAGATATTGGATGGGAATTTTGGTGTAAAGAAGGAAACGCGCTTCCTCAGCGTACAATTGATTTGATTTCCGAACATAAGATTTCCCTCTTCGGCGCAATTACAAGCAAAGCTAAAGATGCCGCAGAAAAAGAACTTGACCCTGCTTTGAAAGGAAAAGGATTTGTTTACTTTTCACCAATTGTCAGTTTACGTCAAAAATTCAATCTTGATATCTGTATCCGTCCGTGTGTTTCATTAAAAGGAAATCCATTAAACTTCATCCGTAGAAGTGCACAGGGCGGATTTGAAGAACCGATGGTCAATACAGTTATATTCAGACAAAACACAGAAGGACTTTACGCGGGTGTCGAATGGACTAATCCGCCAAAACAAGTTCGCGATGCTCTTGAAACGCATTCCAAAATGAAATTCTTCAAAGATACTCCAAGCGAAGAAATGGCTGTCTCAACCCGAATAGTTACAAAAAAAGCAAGCGAAAGAATCATCCGCTCTGCATTTGAATATGCAAAGAAATTCAGCTACACAAATCTTACACTTTGTGAAAAGCCAAATGTATTAAGGGAAACTTCAGGTATGATGTTTAAGATTGCTAAAGAGATTGCTAAAGAATATCCAAATATTGCATTGTGGGATACAAATATAGATGCTCAGATGATGTGGCTTACAAAAAATCCGGAAGATTACAGAGTAATTGTTGCAGAAAATATGTTCGGAGATATAATTAGTGATGGATTTGCAGGATTAATAGGCGGACTTGGTTTTGCATGCAGCGCAAACATTGGAGAAGAAGTCGCAGTGTTTGAACCAACACATGGATCAGCACCGAAATATGAAAAGTTGGATCCATCAATCGTAAATCCGATTGCAATGTTTATGAGCGCGTGTATGATGCTTGATCATATTGGAGAAAAAGAAACCGCTACAAAAATCCGGAAAGCAATTGCAAAAGTTGTTGAAGAAGGAAAAGTTCGTACTTACGACATGCTGAAACTTCGCGGTGGTGCGGATGTTTTCCAAAAAGGTGCTGCGACAACTCAGCAAATGACAGATGCAGTTATTTCTAAACTTTAA
- a CDS encoding four helix bundle protein, with product MLKLNHKQLDVWKASVELVKEIYHITELFPADERFGITSQMRRASVSIVSNISEGLSKNTKLDTRRFLQIARSSLVEIDSQIEISLQLNFCNQDQIKILEELSNRVFAMLTNMIKKYSA from the coding sequence ATGTTAAAACTGAATCACAAACAACTTGATGTTTGGAAAGCAAGTGTTGAATTGGTCAAAGAGATCTATCATATAACTGAATTGTTCCCTGCCGACGAACGATTTGGTATAACTTCTCAAATGAGAAGAGCTTCTGTTTCAATTGTCTCTAATATTTCTGAGGGTTTATCAAAAAATACTAAATTAGATACTAGAAGATTTTTACAAATAGCAAGATCATCACTTGTGGAAATTGATTCACAAATTGAAATATCGCTTCAATTAAATTTTTGTAACCAAGATCAAATAAAAATATTAGAAGAATTATCAAATAGGGTTTTTGCAATGTTAACTAATATGATTAAGAAATACTCAGCTTAA
- a CDS encoding GIY-YIG nuclease family protein produces MLKITDINSGVYLLEIFASEPFKVEIENFKDKIFPPGYYYYSGSAQKNLDHRVERHQQESKNIHWHIDHVTSIPSNKIKAIFLFEGANKNFECAVVRELTENFKLKSAAKGFGNSDCRRCLSHLLYCKQRMTHSHFIARYQSTVRLMPSSNETV; encoded by the coding sequence GTGCTAAAAATAACTGATATCAATTCAGGTGTTTATCTTCTTGAAATTTTTGCTTCCGAACCGTTCAAAGTGGAGATAGAAAATTTCAAGGATAAAATTTTTCCGCCGGGATATTATTATTATTCCGGAAGCGCTCAGAAAAACTTAGATCATCGAGTCGAACGACATCAGCAAGAATCTAAAAATATCCACTGGCATATCGACCACGTAACTTCAATCCCCTCAAATAAAATAAAAGCTATATTTCTTTTTGAAGGTGCAAATAAAAATTTTGAATGCGCAGTAGTTCGAGAACTGACGGAAAATTTTAAATTAAAATCCGCCGCAAAAGGATTTGGTAATAGCGATTGCCGCAGATGTCTGTCTCACTTACTCTATTGCAAACAGAGAATGACTCACAGCCATTTCATAGCACGATACCAGTCTACAGTTCGTTTAATGCCGTCCTCCAATGAAACAGTTTGA